One Pseudomonas muyukensis DNA segment encodes these proteins:
- a CDS encoding methionine ABC transporter ATP-binding protein translates to MAQASALRAPVPPVEPHKATEQTLRPDVSQAHVRFIGLGKTYPGQAQPALHGIDLNIRRGEIFGIIGRSGAGKSSLLRTINRLEQPSQGRVLIDQVDIAPFDEDRLVALRRRIGMIFQHFNLMSAKTVWQNVELPLKVAGVAKAERQRKVRELLALVGLAEKQHVYPAQLSGGQKQRVGIARALVHDPEILLCDEATSALDPETTASILELLRDINRRLGLTVVLITHEMAVIRDICHRVVVLERGEVVEQGEVWQVFGAPRHEVTHTLLAPLQARLPEALQASLRASPASRDAAVVLKLGLVGEPELSALFADLGGRVRLLQGGIETIGEHAVGQLVLSVRGSPLDTRQLLERARRWAADVEVLGHVD, encoded by the coding sequence ATGGCCCAGGCCAGCGCCCTCAGGGCGCCCGTCCCCCCCGTCGAACCGCACAAGGCCACGGAGCAGACTCTGCGCCCGGACGTGAGCCAGGCCCACGTGCGCTTCATCGGCCTGGGCAAGACCTACCCAGGCCAGGCCCAGCCCGCGCTGCACGGCATCGACCTGAACATTCGCCGCGGCGAAATTTTCGGCATCATCGGCCGCAGTGGCGCCGGCAAGTCGTCGCTGCTGCGCACCATCAACCGCCTGGAACAGCCCAGCCAGGGCCGGGTACTGATCGACCAGGTGGATATCGCGCCGTTCGACGAGGACCGCCTGGTGGCCCTGCGCCGGCGCATCGGCATGATCTTCCAGCACTTCAACCTCATGTCGGCCAAGACCGTGTGGCAGAACGTCGAGCTGCCGTTGAAGGTGGCCGGCGTCGCCAAGGCCGAGCGCCAGCGCAAGGTGCGCGAGCTGCTGGCGCTGGTCGGGCTGGCGGAGAAACAGCATGTCTACCCGGCACAACTGTCGGGTGGGCAGAAACAGCGGGTCGGTATCGCCCGGGCGCTGGTGCACGACCCTGAGATTCTGCTGTGCGATGAGGCCACGTCGGCGCTGGACCCGGAAACCACCGCCTCGATCCTTGAACTGCTGCGCGACATCAACCGGCGCCTGGGCCTGACGGTGGTGCTGATCACCCACGAGATGGCGGTGATCCGCGATATCTGCCACCGCGTGGTGGTGCTGGAGCGCGGCGAAGTGGTCGAGCAGGGCGAAGTCTGGCAGGTGTTCGGCGCACCGCGCCATGAGGTGACTCACACGCTGCTGGCACCCTTGCAGGCGCGGCTCCCCGAGGCATTGCAAGCCAGCCTGCGCGCCAGCCCCGCCAGCCGTGATGCGGCCGTGGTACTCAAGCTCGGCCTGGTCGGCGAGCCGGAACTGAGCGCCCTGTTCGCTGACCTGGGTGGGCGGGTGCGCCTGCTGCAGGGCGGCATCGAGACCATCGGCGAGCATGCCGTGGGGCAACTGGTCCTGTCCGTGCGCGGCTCGCCGCTGGACACCCGTCAATTGCTGGAACGCGCCCGTCGCTGGGCTGCGGATGTGGAGGTGCTGGGCCATGTGGATTGA
- a CDS encoding methionine ABC transporter permease — translation MWIDRLLQGLLDTLLMVGVSSLVALIIGVPMAVLLVTSDKGGIFEAAALNRVLGAIVNLFRSIPFLILMVALIPFTRLVVGTTYGVWAAVVPLTIAATPFFARIAEVSLREVDHGLVEAAQAMGCRRWHIVWHVLLPEALPGIVGGFTITLVTLINSSAMAGAIGAGGLGDIAYRYGYQRFDSQIMLTVIVMLVALVAVIQLGGDRLAKSLNKR, via the coding sequence ATGTGGATTGATCGCTTGCTGCAAGGCCTGCTCGACACCTTGCTGATGGTCGGCGTGTCGTCGCTGGTGGCGTTGATCATCGGCGTGCCGATGGCGGTGCTGCTGGTGACCAGCGACAAGGGCGGGATCTTCGAGGCCGCGGCGCTGAACCGGGTGCTGGGCGCCATCGTCAACCTGTTCCGTTCGATCCCGTTCCTGATCCTGATGGTCGCGCTGATCCCCTTCACCCGCCTGGTGGTTGGCACCACCTACGGCGTATGGGCCGCGGTGGTGCCATTGACCATCGCCGCGACACCGTTCTTCGCGCGAATCGCCGAGGTCAGCCTGCGCGAGGTCGACCATGGGCTGGTCGAGGCGGCCCAGGCCATGGGCTGCCGGCGCTGGCACATCGTCTGGCACGTGTTGCTGCCCGAGGCGCTGCCGGGGATCGTCGGCGGCTTCACCATCACCCTGGTGACCTTGATCAACTCATCGGCCATGGCCGGGGCGATCGGCGCCGGCGGCCTGGGGGATATCGCCTATCGCTATGGCTACCAGCGCTTCGACAGCCAGATCATGCTGACCGTGATCGTGATGCTGGTGGCGTTGGTGGCGGTGATCCAGCTGGGTGGCGATCGTCTGGCCAAAAGCTTGAACAAACGTTGA
- the dibA gene encoding phosphodiesterase DibA yields MSVSVRDALRMAGLYVVLSILWLVLSELVLHGMTEDPLALTVGRQINVVVWVLLSALLIFVSRARLLNFIGIGARLRSEDRERLRMAAAVFDSTLEGVLVTDRNGLIVHVNRAFMRITGYQQDEVIGQRPSKFKSGRHGAPFYQQIYATLADKGEWSGEIWNRRKSGEIYPQWQTICAIRDDSGALSHYVAVFSDISAIKHSEEELAYLAHHDPLTGLPNRLLFNDRVEQALAAAQANKRGCALLLLDLDHFQSINDGLGHTIGDQLLKLVGERLREVLGNGVTLARLGGDEFGVLAENCQQVGHAGKLAQTIIERLKEPFCFEGNRLFISVSIGISLFPSDALSGEQLLRNADSALFKAKSNGRACYALYTEELTAHAQQRVETAGELRRALEQQELRVFFQPVHDLFTARMVGVEALVRWQHPQRGLVPPGEFIPIAERTGLIAEIDAWVLRQACRQMVQWQTEGRQLAFVAVNISSRLFSQRDLYRQVADVLHDSGLDPALLELEVTESAVMEDPEVALEQLHRLRELGLSLAIDDFGTGYSSLLRLKRLPVQKLKIDQGFVAGLPLDDDDIAIVRVIIALARSMGMQVHAEGIEQAEQARFLLEQQCQLGQGYWFGRPVPAAQLHWG; encoded by the coding sequence ATGTCTGTTTCCGTTCGCGACGCCTTGCGCATGGCCGGGCTCTACGTGGTGCTTTCGATCCTCTGGCTGGTGCTGTCGGAACTGGTTCTGCACGGCATGACCGAGGACCCGCTGGCGCTCACCGTAGGGCGGCAGATCAACGTGGTGGTCTGGGTGTTGCTCAGCGCCTTGCTGATTTTTGTCTCGCGCGCCCGGCTGCTGAACTTCATCGGCATCGGCGCGCGCCTGCGCAGCGAGGACCGCGAGCGCCTGCGCATGGCCGCGGCGGTGTTCGACAGCACCCTGGAAGGGGTGTTGGTCACCGACCGCAATGGCCTGATCGTGCACGTCAACCGGGCCTTCATGCGCATCACCGGCTATCAGCAGGACGAGGTCATCGGCCAGCGCCCGAGCAAGTTCAAGTCTGGCCGCCATGGCGCGCCGTTCTACCAGCAGATCTACGCCACCCTGGCCGACAAGGGCGAGTGGAGCGGGGAGATCTGGAACCGCCGCAAGAGCGGCGAAATCTACCCGCAATGGCAGACGATCTGCGCCATTCGCGACGACAGCGGCGCGCTCAGCCACTACGTGGCGGTGTTCAGCGACATCAGCGCGATCAAGCATAGCGAGGAAGAACTGGCCTACCTCGCCCACCATGACCCGCTGACTGGCCTGCCCAATCGGCTGTTGTTCAATGACCGGGTCGAGCAGGCCTTGGCCGCGGCGCAGGCCAACAAGCGCGGCTGCGCGCTGCTGCTGCTCGACCTCGACCACTTCCAGAGCATCAACGACGGCCTTGGCCATACCATTGGCGACCAGTTGCTCAAGCTGGTGGGCGAGCGCCTGCGCGAGGTGCTGGGCAACGGCGTGACCCTGGCGCGCCTGGGCGGCGACGAGTTCGGCGTGCTGGCCGAGAACTGCCAGCAGGTCGGCCATGCCGGCAAGCTGGCGCAGACCATCATCGAGCGCTTGAAAGAACCCTTCTGTTTCGAGGGCAACCGCCTGTTCATCAGTGTCAGCATCGGTATCAGCCTGTTCCCCAGCGATGCCCTGAGTGGCGAACAACTGCTGCGCAATGCCGATTCGGCGCTGTTCAAGGCCAAGAGCAACGGCCGCGCCTGCTATGCGTTGTACACCGAGGAACTCACCGCCCACGCCCAGCAGCGGGTCGAGACGGCCGGCGAATTGCGCCGTGCCCTGGAGCAGCAAGAGCTGCGGGTGTTCTTCCAGCCGGTGCACGACCTGTTCACCGCGCGCATGGTCGGGGTCGAGGCCTTGGTGCGCTGGCAGCACCCCCAGCGTGGCCTGGTGCCGCCCGGGGAGTTCATCCCCATCGCCGAGCGCACCGGGCTGATCGCCGAGATCGACGCCTGGGTGCTGCGCCAGGCCTGCCGGCAGATGGTGCAGTGGCAGACCGAAGGGCGGCAGTTGGCCTTCGTCGCGGTGAACATCTCCAGCCGCCTGTTCAGCCAGCGCGACCTGTACCGGCAAGTGGCCGATGTGCTGCACGACAGCGGCCTGGATCCGGCGCTGCTGGAGCTGGAAGTGACCGAAAGCGCGGTGATGGAAGACCCTGAAGTGGCACTGGAGCAGCTGCACCGCCTGCGCGAGCTGGGCTTGAGCCTGGCCATCGACGATTTCGGCACGGGCTATTCGTCGTTGCTGCGGCTCAAGCGCCTGCCGGTGCAGAAGCTCAAGATCGATCAGGGTTTCGTTGCCGGGCTGCCGTTGGACGATGACGATATCGCCATCGTCCGGGTGATTATCGCCCTGGCCCGGAGCATGGGCATGCAGGTGCATGCCGAGGGTATCGAGCAGGCCGAGCAGGCGCGCTTCCTGCTGGAGCAGCAGTGCCAGCTGGGGCAGGGGTACTGGTTTGGCAGGCCGGTGCCGGCGGCGCAGCTGCATTGGGGCTGA
- the desA gene encoding delta-9 fatty acid desaturase DesA translates to MWYYGLLDLSAWQLVAVTLLLTHVTIVSVTIYLHRYSAHRALELNAGLKHFFRFWLWLTTAQNTREWTAIHRKHHAKCETPDDPHSPLHKGLGTVLRKGAELYRAEARNEETLRIYGKNCPDDWIERNLYSRYKLGGIALMAVIDLLLFGTIGITIWAIQMMWIPFWAAGVVNGLGHAVGYRNFECRDAATNLVPWGIIIGGEELHNNHHTYPNSAKLSVRRWEFDMGWMWIRLLSLLRLAKVQRVAPIAHRVEGKASLDMDTAMAILNNRFQIMAQYRKLVIGPLVKQELDKVDASVRHRFRRAKRLLSRETSLLQDRHHVRIESMLAHSQALKTIYEKRLALQQIWARTSANGHDMLAAMKDWVHEAEASGIQSLRDFAEQLKTYSLRPSGA, encoded by the coding sequence ATGTGGTACTACGGTTTACTCGACTTGTCGGCCTGGCAACTGGTCGCCGTCACCTTGCTGCTGACCCATGTCACCATCGTCAGCGTCACCATCTACCTGCACCGCTACTCGGCCCACCGTGCCCTGGAGCTGAACGCGGGCCTCAAGCATTTCTTCCGTTTCTGGCTGTGGCTGACCACGGCGCAGAACACCCGCGAGTGGACCGCCATCCACCGCAAGCATCACGCCAAGTGCGAAACCCCGGACGACCCGCACAGCCCGCTGCACAAGGGCCTGGGCACGGTGCTGCGCAAGGGCGCCGAGCTGTACCGCGCCGAGGCGCGCAACGAGGAAACCCTGCGCATCTATGGCAAGAACTGCCCGGATGACTGGATCGAGCGCAACCTCTACAGCCGCTACAAGCTTGGCGGCATCGCCCTGATGGCGGTCATCGACCTGCTGCTGTTCGGCACGATCGGCATCACCATCTGGGCCATCCAGATGATGTGGATACCCTTCTGGGCCGCCGGCGTGGTCAACGGCCTGGGCCACGCGGTCGGCTACCGCAACTTCGAGTGCCGCGACGCCGCCACCAACCTGGTGCCCTGGGGCATCATCATTGGCGGCGAGGAGCTGCACAACAACCACCACACCTACCCCAACTCGGCCAAGCTTTCGGTACGCCGCTGGGAATTCGACATGGGCTGGATGTGGATCCGCCTGCTGAGCCTGCTGCGCCTGGCCAAGGTGCAGCGCGTCGCGCCCATCGCCCACCGGGTCGAAGGCAAGGCCTCGCTGGACATGGACACCGCCATGGCCATCCTCAACAACCGCTTCCAGATCATGGCCCAGTACCGCAAGCTGGTGATCGGCCCGTTGGTCAAGCAGGAGCTGGACAAGGTCGACGCCTCGGTGCGCCACCGCTTCCGCCGCGCCAAGCGCCTGCTGTCGCGGGAAACCAGCCTGCTGCAGGACCGGCACCACGTGCGCATCGAATCGATGCTGGCCCACAGCCAGGCACTGAAGACCATCTATGAAAAGCGCCTGGCGCTGCAGCAGATCTGGGCACGTACCAGCGCCAACGGCCACGACATGCTCGCGGCCATGAAAGACTGGGTACACGAGGCCGAGGCCAGCGGTATCCAATCGCTGCGTGACTTCGCCGAGCAGCTCAAGACCTACTCGCTGCGCCCCAGCGGCGCCTGA
- a CDS encoding GGDEF domain-containing protein, translating to MAKDLPPTHAGRARPEAAQTLLALLHAQGEVARLSEREQLYSSLLDSVNAVLWAFDWETRQVLYVSPAYERIFGRPASLVLADYNEWRDAIYPDDLEYAERSLAQVLVKGTVEDREYRILNAAGEVRWLSDKCYINQQREGDQRVIIVGIAEDITEKKQLEGELQRLATTDVLTQSSNRRHFFECAQQAFDSAREDGTPMAFLLLDIDDFKQINDSYGHQEGDQVLQRIADSGKAVLRRGDLFGRIGGEEFAAVFPGCTAQVAEQIAERLQREIQRLSFSHGEHTYGVTVSQGLTGLMDEDESLDSLFARADAAMYRAKRQGKNQIVKG from the coding sequence ATGGCCAAAGACCTCCCACCCACGCATGCGGGCCGTGCCCGACCCGAAGCCGCCCAGACCCTCCTCGCCTTGCTGCATGCCCAAGGCGAGGTGGCGCGCCTGAGCGAGCGCGAGCAGCTGTACAGCTCGCTGCTGGACAGCGTCAATGCCGTACTCTGGGCCTTCGATTGGGAAACCCGTCAGGTGCTCTATGTCAGCCCCGCCTACGAGCGCATTTTCGGCCGCCCCGCCAGCCTGGTGTTGGCCGATTACAACGAGTGGCGCGACGCCATTTACCCGGACGACCTGGAGTACGCCGAGCGCAGCCTGGCCCAGGTGCTGGTAAAAGGTACCGTCGAGGATCGTGAGTACCGCATCCTCAACGCTGCCGGTGAAGTGCGCTGGCTCAGCGACAAGTGCTACATCAACCAGCAGCGCGAAGGCGATCAACGGGTGATCATCGTTGGCATCGCCGAGGACATCACCGAAAAGAAGCAGCTCGAAGGCGAACTGCAACGCCTGGCCACCACCGACGTGCTCACCCAGAGCAGCAACCGTCGGCACTTTTTCGAGTGCGCCCAGCAAGCCTTCGACAGCGCGCGCGAGGACGGCACGCCGATGGCGTTCCTGCTGTTGGATATCGATGATTTCAAACAGATCAACGACAGCTATGGCCACCAGGAAGGCGACCAGGTGTTGCAGCGTATCGCCGACAGCGGCAAGGCCGTGCTACGGCGTGGCGACCTGTTCGGGCGCATCGGTGGCGAGGAGTTCGCCGCGGTGTTCCCAGGCTGTACCGCCCAAGTCGCCGAACAGATCGCCGAACGCTTGCAGCGGGAGATTCAACGCCTGAGCTTCAGTCATGGCGAACACACCTACGGGGTTACCGTGAGCCAAGGGCTGACCGGCCTAATGGATGAGGATGAAAGCCTGGATAGTCTGTTCGCCCGGGCGGACGCGGCGATGTACCGCGCCAAGCGCCAAGGCAAGAACCAGATCGTGAAAGGCTGA
- a CDS encoding response regulator, with the protein MSAADPLPPCVLIAEGDPWVRDMLSEMLLSVRCDARLQVCADGSQALNALASKPDLIIAARELAGLDGLDLLRKVRAKGDRPGLPFILMSDRTDSASVREAVPLQPTAYLSKPLDLGNLRKRLENLLLAVGEQIACPVPPLQPGVQLPAYLEQRRATADGGPLFADVQVAVKRALNPQGLNLKVLEEEVRNDPQITGVLIAAANSAALHREAPVQTLLQALNKLGSTQSMNLILGLTLKRSARLSDPLLARHAAHYWNLSLHTAEYARTLARLLEVDEALCYCAGLLHCLGDLAVLRTLQEWRLAGGELDEDQVQLSLNEFGAPFGSALRTRWRLPLNLRELIAAVYQLGGGVYSREILAMNLAGQLAALKPSQGLEKVAASKTARLLKLGLPELSRLRKVDPEALAREQAEREAAEAAERELEAGPGAAPAAAGEPTEDGARQG; encoded by the coding sequence ATGAGCGCTGCCGACCCCCTACCCCCTTGCGTGCTGATTGCCGAGGGCGACCCCTGGGTACGCGACATGCTTAGCGAAATGCTGCTCAGCGTGCGCTGCGATGCGCGCTTGCAGGTTTGCGCCGATGGCTCGCAGGCGCTGAACGCGCTGGCGAGCAAGCCTGACCTGATCATCGCCGCCCGCGAACTCGCCGGCCTCGATGGCCTCGACCTGCTGCGCAAGGTGCGCGCCAAGGGCGACAGGCCTGGATTGCCCTTCATCCTCATGAGCGACCGCACCGACAGCGCCAGCGTGCGCGAGGCCGTGCCGCTGCAGCCCACGGCGTACCTGAGCAAGCCGCTCGACCTGGGCAACCTGCGCAAGCGCCTGGAAAACCTGCTGCTGGCAGTGGGCGAGCAGATCGCCTGCCCTGTGCCGCCGCTGCAGCCCGGCGTGCAATTGCCGGCCTACCTCGAGCAGCGTCGCGCCACGGCCGACGGTGGCCCGCTGTTCGCCGACGTGCAGGTGGCGGTCAAGCGCGCGCTCAACCCCCAGGGGCTGAACCTCAAGGTGCTCGAGGAGGAGGTGCGCAACGACCCGCAGATCACCGGTGTGCTGATCGCCGCCGCCAACAGCGCCGCGCTGCACCGCGAGGCGCCAGTGCAGACCTTGCTGCAGGCGCTGAACAAGCTCGGCAGCACCCAGAGCATGAACCTCATCCTCGGCCTGACCCTCAAGCGCAGCGCGCGCCTTAGCGACCCGCTGCTGGCCCGGCATGCCGCGCATTACTGGAACCTGTCACTGCACACCGCCGAATATGCCCGCACCCTGGCGCGCCTGCTCGAGGTCGACGAGGCGCTCTGCTATTGCGCAGGGCTGCTGCATTGCCTGGGCGACCTGGCCGTGTTGCGCACGCTGCAGGAGTGGCGCCTGGCAGGTGGGGAGCTGGACGAGGACCAGGTGCAGCTGTCGCTCAACGAATTCGGCGCGCCGTTCGGCTCGGCGTTGCGCACCCGCTGGCGTCTGCCGCTGAACCTGCGCGAGCTGATCGCGGCGGTGTACCAGCTGGGTGGTGGCGTGTATTCCCGCGAGATACTGGCGATGAACCTGGCAGGCCAGCTGGCCGCGCTCAAGCCCAGCCAGGGGCTGGAGAAGGTGGCCGCCAGCAAGACCGCGCGGTTGCTCAAGCTTGGCCTGCCGGAGCTGTCGCGGCTGCGCAAGGTCGACCCTGAGGCACTGGCGCGGGAGCAGGCCGAGCGTGAGGCCGCAGAAGCTGCCGAGCGCGAGCTGGAGGCCGGCCCGGGCGCGGCGCCGGCTGCCGCTGGCGAGCCGACAGAGGACGGCGCGCGCCAGGGCTGA
- the gabT gene encoding 4-aminobutyrate--2-oxoglutarate transaminase — MSKTNESLMQRRVAAVPRGVGQIHPIFVDTAKNSTVIDVEGRELIDFAGGIAVLNTGHLHPKVVAAVQEQLTKVSHTCFQVLAYEPYVELCEKINKLVPGNFDKKTLLVTTGSEAVENAVKIARAATGRAGVIAFTGGYHGRTMMTLGLTGKVVPYSAGMGLMPGGIFRALFPSELHGISVDDAIASVERIFKNDAEPRDIAAIILEPVQGEGGFLPAPKELMQRLRALCDQHGILLIADEVQTGAGRTGTFFAMEQMGVAPDLTTFAKSIAGGFPLAGVCGKAEYMDAIAPGGLGGTYAGSPIACAAALAVIEVFEQEKLLDRSKAVGERLTTGLREIQKKHPIIGDVRGLGSMIAVEVFEKGSHTPNAAAVAQVVAKARDKGLILLSCGTYGNVLRILVPLTAEDALLDKGLAIIEECFAELA; from the coding sequence ATGAGCAAGACCAACGAATCCTTGATGCAACGTCGTGTCGCCGCCGTCCCGCGTGGTGTTGGCCAAATTCACCCGATCTTCGTCGATACCGCGAAGAACTCGACGGTGATCGACGTTGAAGGCCGCGAACTGATCGACTTCGCCGGCGGCATCGCCGTACTCAACACCGGCCACCTGCACCCGAAAGTGGTTGCCGCGGTGCAAGAGCAACTGACCAAGGTCAGCCACACCTGCTTCCAGGTGCTGGCCTACGAGCCCTACGTCGAGCTGTGCGAGAAGATCAACAAGCTGGTCCCAGGCAACTTCGACAAGAAGACCCTGCTGGTGACCACCGGCTCCGAAGCCGTTGAGAACGCCGTGAAGATCGCCCGTGCCGCCACTGGCCGTGCCGGCGTGATCGCCTTCACCGGCGGCTACCACGGTCGCACCATGATGACCCTGGGCCTGACCGGCAAGGTCGTGCCGTACTCCGCCGGCATGGGCCTGATGCCAGGCGGCATCTTCCGCGCCCTGTTCCCGAGCGAACTGCACGGCATCAGCGTCGACGACGCCATCGCCTCGGTCGAGCGTATCTTCAAGAACGACGCCGAGCCGCGCGACATCGCCGCGATCATCCTCGAGCCAGTCCAGGGCGAAGGCGGCTTCCTGCCGGCGCCGAAAGAACTGATGCAGCGCCTGCGCGCACTGTGCGACCAGCACGGCATCCTGCTGATCGCCGACGAAGTACAGACCGGCGCTGGCCGTACCGGTACCTTCTTCGCCATGGAGCAGATGGGCGTCGCGCCCGACCTGACCACCTTCGCCAAGTCCATCGCCGGCGGCTTCCCGCTGGCCGGTGTGTGCGGCAAGGCCGAGTACATGGATGCCATCGCCCCAGGTGGCCTGGGTGGCACCTACGCCGGCTCGCCGATCGCTTGCGCCGCGGCCCTGGCCGTGATCGAAGTGTTCGAGCAAGAGAAGCTGCTGGACCGCAGCAAGGCGGTCGGCGAGCGCCTGACCACCGGCCTGCGTGAAATCCAGAAGAAGCACCCGATCATCGGCGACGTCCGTGGTCTGGGCTCGATGATCGCGGTGGAAGTGTTCGAGAAGGGCAGCCATACCCCGAACGCCGCCGCCGTTGCCCAAGTGGTCGCGAAGGCGCGCGACAAGGGCCTGATCCTGCTGTCTTGTGGCACCTATGGCAACGTCCTGCGGATCCTGGTGCCGCTGACTGCCGAAGACGCGCTGCTGGACAAAGGCCTGGCCATCATCGAAGAGTGCTTCGCCGAACTGGCCTGA